From Passer domesticus isolate bPasDom1 chromosome 5, bPasDom1.hap1, whole genome shotgun sequence, the proteins below share one genomic window:
- the LOC135301477 gene encoding uncharacterized protein LOC135301477 isoform X1 — protein sequence MATDGEPGRRRRCCAQDTPGAAKVADPRGDSDGPRRGSLCERHCAAINNAQGDLGELGCHLHRPRGTPATSTPSCCQQHSEEVCESCVGKTTLTAENAVEANKLSNNYKFGFKKWKSHVTARPWEDRSEIVKELYSDLNIIRASGGSTLTCGNVLYLLLFGWWLSLLYVLVAAVMFITVMGAPYGRLCWDLAGYFLWPFGKVIQKVEVPKSPQASEAGVGESSALLGGSTALRWRPRCWVGTGHWHRASTAVWLCLGYPLLALAHGLVCVTAWLLIVLIPVAKLSARAASRVLLLPPRRVLVRRLRMTEVPLEGEVILCCYRAANPYYYKYAVDGINVFAVNLLPLVLVTLVLGYVDSPNRLTGSAVKFTLALLSIMPLSYYIGMAIASISAQSNFAVGAVVNATFGSITELTFYITALIKGSREGNRCYAEVVKSALTGTLVGCVLFVPGLCMVIGGIRHQEQRFNSRSAGVSSALLFLSVGGVFAPTLFSKVYGKLVCGECHNVTQNPLGHYLCHNCHFDLVLSLQMDNNGTLYYSHVQPLVYTVSILLPAAYLIGLFFTLKTHTHIYDIHISDCHMPGHHHSAVVHWSRWRALVILLLSTLCMSACADLATEHISPILTNSTISQYFIGVTVLAMVPELPEIVNGIQFALQNNLSLSIEIGNCIAVQVCMLQIPILVLFTIFYPTNFTLIFSDLHVYASMFSVVLMNYIFMDGKCDYFQGTVLVMVYFILLAVYFFAPSPSGC from the exons ATGGCCACGGACGGAGAGCCCGGCCGGCGGCGCCGCTGCTGCGCGCAGGACACGCCCG GGGCTGCCAAGGTCGCGGATCCCCGCGGTGACAGCGACGGCCCCCGCCGGGGCTCCCTGTGCGAGCGGCACTGCGCTGCCATCAACAACGCGCAGGGGGacctgggggagctgggctgccacCTGCACCGGCCCCGCGGCACCCCAG CCACGTCCACGCcgtcctgctgccagcagcactcgGAGGAGGTGTGCGAGAGCTGCGTGGGGAAAACCACCCTGACGGCCGAGAACGCCGTGGAGGCCAACAAGCTCTCCAACAACTACAAG TTTGGCTTCAAGAAATGGAAGAGCCACGTGACGGCGCGGCCGTGGGAGGACCGGTCAGAGATTGTCAAGGAGCTCTACTCAGACCTCAACATCATCCGAGCCTCTGGAG GGTCCACGCTGACGTGTGGCAATGTCCTCTACCTGCTGCTCTTTGGCTGGTGGCTCTCGCTCCTCTACGTCCTCGTGGCTGCCGTGATGTTCATCACTGTCATGGGGGCTCCTTATG gcaggctctgctgggaccTGGCCGGGTATTTCCTCTGGCCCTTTGGCAAAGTGATCCAGAAAGTGGAG gtgcccaaatcccctcaggcgAGTGAGGCCGGCGTGGGggagagctcagccctgctcgGGGGGTCCACAGCGCTCCGCTGGCGCCCACGGTGCTGGGTGGGCACTGGACACTGG CACCGTGCCAGCACCGCggtgtggctgtgcctgggctACCCTCTGCTGGCGCTGGCCCACGGGCTGGTGTGTGTCACCGCGTGGCTCCTCATCGTCCTCATCCCCGTGGCCAAGCTGAGCGCCCGCGCCGCCTCCCgcgtcctgctgctgcccccgcGCCGCGTGCTCGTCCGGCGCCTCCGGATG ACGGAGGTGCCTCTGGAGGGAGAGGTGATTCTCTGCTGCTACCGCGCTGCCAACCCCTACTACTACAAATACGCCGTGGACGGCATCAACGTCTTCGCTGTCA ACCTGCTGCCGCTGGTGCTGGTGACGCTGGTGCTGGGCTACGTGGACAGCCCCAACCGCCTGACGGGCTCCGCCGTCAAGTTCACCCTGGCGCTGCTCTCCATCATGCCCCTCTCCTACTACATCGGCATGGCCATCGCCAG caTCTCGGCCCAGAGCAATTTCGCGGTGGGGGCGGTGGTGAACGCCACGTTCGGCTCCATCACCGAGCTCACCTTCTACATCACCGCGCTCATCAAGGGCTCGCGCGAGGGCAACCGCTGCTACGCCGAGGTGGTCAAGTCTGCGCTGACAGGGACCCTGGTGGGCTGTGTCCTCTTTGTGCCG GGTCTGTGCATGGTGATCGGGGGCATCCGGCACCAGGAGCAGCGCTTCAACAGCCGCTCCGCCGGCGTCAGCTCGgccctgctcttcctctccGTGGGAG GTGTCTTTGCCCCGACGCTCTTCTCCAAGGTGTACGGGAAGCTGGTCTGTGGCGAGTGCCACAACGTCACCCAGAACCCGCTGGGCCACTACCTCTGCCACAACTGTCACTTTGACCTG GTGCTCTCTCTGCAGATGGACAACAACGGCACCCTCTACTACAGCCACGTCCA ACCCCTGGTGTACACGGTGTCCATCCTGCTCCCCGCTGCCTACCTCATCGGGCTCTTCTTCACCCTCAAAACCCACACGCACATCTACGACATCCACATCAGCGACTGCCACA TGCCTGGCCACCACCACAGCGCCGTGGTGCACTGGTCCCGCTGGCGGGCCCTGGTCATCCTCCTGCTCTCCACCCTCTGCATGTCGGCCTGTGCTGACCTGGCCACGGAGCACATCAGCCCCATCCTCACCAACTCCACCATCTCACAG TACTTCATCGGTGTCACCGTGCTGGCAATGGTGCCCGAGCTGCCGGAGATTGTCAATGGCATCCAGTTTGCCCTGCAGAACAATCTGAGCTTGAG caTCGAGATCGGGAACTGCATCGCGGTGCAGGTCTGCATGCTCCAGATCCCCATCCTGGTGCTCTTCACCATCTTCTAC CCAACCAACTTCACCCTCATCTTCAGCGACCTCCATGTCTACGCCAGCATGTTCAGTGTGGTGCTCATGAACTACATCTTCATGGATGGCAAATGTGACTACTTCCAAG GCACGGTGCTGGTGATGGTTTACTTCATCCTCCTGGCTGTGTATTTCTTCGCCCCGTCGCCCAGTGGCTGCTGA
- the LOC135301477 gene encoding uncharacterized protein LOC135301477 isoform X2, with protein MATDGEPGRRRRCCAQDTPGAAKVADPRGDSDGPRRGSLCERHCAAINNAQGDLGELGCHLHRPRGTPATSTPSCCQQHSEEVCESCVGKTTLTAENAVEANKLSNNYKFGFKKWKSHVTARPWEDRSEIVKELYSDLNIIRASGGSTLTCGNVLYLLLFGWWLSLLYVLVAAVMFITVMGAPYGRLCWDLAGYFLWPFGKVIQKVEVPKSPQASEAGVGESSALLGGSTALRWRPRCWVGTGHWHRASTAVWLCLGYPLLALAHGLVCVTAWLLIVLIPVAKLSARAASRVLLLPPRRVLVRRLRMTEVPLEGEVILCCYRAANPYYYKYAVDGINVFAVNLLPLVLVTLVLGYVDSPNRLTGSAVKFTLALLSIMPLSYYIGMAIASISAQSNFAVGAVVNATFGSITELTFYITALIKGSREGNRCYAEVVKSALTGTLVGCVLFVPGLCMVIGGIRHQEQRFNSRSAGVSSALLFLSVGGVFAPTLFSKVYGKLVCGECHNVTQNPLGHYLCHNCHFDLMDNNGTLYYSHVQPLVYTVSILLPAAYLIGLFFTLKTHTHIYDIHISDCHMPGHHHSAVVHWSRWRALVILLLSTLCMSACADLATEHISPILTNSTISQYFIGVTVLAMVPELPEIVNGIQFALQNNLSLSIEIGNCIAVQVCMLQIPILVLFTIFYPTNFTLIFSDLHVYASMFSVVLMNYIFMDGKCDYFQGTVLVMVYFILLAVYFFAPSPSGC; from the exons ATGGCCACGGACGGAGAGCCCGGCCGGCGGCGCCGCTGCTGCGCGCAGGACACGCCCG GGGCTGCCAAGGTCGCGGATCCCCGCGGTGACAGCGACGGCCCCCGCCGGGGCTCCCTGTGCGAGCGGCACTGCGCTGCCATCAACAACGCGCAGGGGGacctgggggagctgggctgccacCTGCACCGGCCCCGCGGCACCCCAG CCACGTCCACGCcgtcctgctgccagcagcactcgGAGGAGGTGTGCGAGAGCTGCGTGGGGAAAACCACCCTGACGGCCGAGAACGCCGTGGAGGCCAACAAGCTCTCCAACAACTACAAG TTTGGCTTCAAGAAATGGAAGAGCCACGTGACGGCGCGGCCGTGGGAGGACCGGTCAGAGATTGTCAAGGAGCTCTACTCAGACCTCAACATCATCCGAGCCTCTGGAG GGTCCACGCTGACGTGTGGCAATGTCCTCTACCTGCTGCTCTTTGGCTGGTGGCTCTCGCTCCTCTACGTCCTCGTGGCTGCCGTGATGTTCATCACTGTCATGGGGGCTCCTTATG gcaggctctgctgggaccTGGCCGGGTATTTCCTCTGGCCCTTTGGCAAAGTGATCCAGAAAGTGGAG gtgcccaaatcccctcaggcgAGTGAGGCCGGCGTGGGggagagctcagccctgctcgGGGGGTCCACAGCGCTCCGCTGGCGCCCACGGTGCTGGGTGGGCACTGGACACTGG CACCGTGCCAGCACCGCggtgtggctgtgcctgggctACCCTCTGCTGGCGCTGGCCCACGGGCTGGTGTGTGTCACCGCGTGGCTCCTCATCGTCCTCATCCCCGTGGCCAAGCTGAGCGCCCGCGCCGCCTCCCgcgtcctgctgctgcccccgcGCCGCGTGCTCGTCCGGCGCCTCCGGATG ACGGAGGTGCCTCTGGAGGGAGAGGTGATTCTCTGCTGCTACCGCGCTGCCAACCCCTACTACTACAAATACGCCGTGGACGGCATCAACGTCTTCGCTGTCA ACCTGCTGCCGCTGGTGCTGGTGACGCTGGTGCTGGGCTACGTGGACAGCCCCAACCGCCTGACGGGCTCCGCCGTCAAGTTCACCCTGGCGCTGCTCTCCATCATGCCCCTCTCCTACTACATCGGCATGGCCATCGCCAG caTCTCGGCCCAGAGCAATTTCGCGGTGGGGGCGGTGGTGAACGCCACGTTCGGCTCCATCACCGAGCTCACCTTCTACATCACCGCGCTCATCAAGGGCTCGCGCGAGGGCAACCGCTGCTACGCCGAGGTGGTCAAGTCTGCGCTGACAGGGACCCTGGTGGGCTGTGTCCTCTTTGTGCCG GGTCTGTGCATGGTGATCGGGGGCATCCGGCACCAGGAGCAGCGCTTCAACAGCCGCTCCGCCGGCGTCAGCTCGgccctgctcttcctctccGTGGGAG GTGTCTTTGCCCCGACGCTCTTCTCCAAGGTGTACGGGAAGCTGGTCTGTGGCGAGTGCCACAACGTCACCCAGAACCCGCTGGGCCACTACCTCTGCCACAACTGTCACTTTGACCTG ATGGACAACAACGGCACCCTCTACTACAGCCACGTCCA ACCCCTGGTGTACACGGTGTCCATCCTGCTCCCCGCTGCCTACCTCATCGGGCTCTTCTTCACCCTCAAAACCCACACGCACATCTACGACATCCACATCAGCGACTGCCACA TGCCTGGCCACCACCACAGCGCCGTGGTGCACTGGTCCCGCTGGCGGGCCCTGGTCATCCTCCTGCTCTCCACCCTCTGCATGTCGGCCTGTGCTGACCTGGCCACGGAGCACATCAGCCCCATCCTCACCAACTCCACCATCTCACAG TACTTCATCGGTGTCACCGTGCTGGCAATGGTGCCCGAGCTGCCGGAGATTGTCAATGGCATCCAGTTTGCCCTGCAGAACAATCTGAGCTTGAG caTCGAGATCGGGAACTGCATCGCGGTGCAGGTCTGCATGCTCCAGATCCCCATCCTGGTGCTCTTCACCATCTTCTAC CCAACCAACTTCACCCTCATCTTCAGCGACCTCCATGTCTACGCCAGCATGTTCAGTGTGGTGCTCATGAACTACATCTTCATGGATGGCAAATGTGACTACTTCCAAG GCACGGTGCTGGTGATGGTTTACTTCATCCTCCTGGCTGTGTATTTCTTCGCCCCGTCGCCCAGTGGCTGCTGA
- the LOC135301477 gene encoding uncharacterized protein LOC135301477 isoform X3, with protein sequence MATDGEPGRRRRCCAQDTPATSTPSCCQQHSEEVCESCVGKTTLTAENAVEANKLSNNYKFGFKKWKSHVTARPWEDRSEIVKELYSDLNIIRASGGSTLTCGNVLYLLLFGWWLSLLYVLVAAVMFITVMGAPYGRLCWDLAGYFLWPFGKVIQKVEVPKSPQASEAGVGESSALLGGSTALRWRPRCWVGTGHWHRASTAVWLCLGYPLLALAHGLVCVTAWLLIVLIPVAKLSARAASRVLLLPPRRVLVRRLRMTEVPLEGEVILCCYRAANPYYYKYAVDGINVFAVNLLPLVLVTLVLGYVDSPNRLTGSAVKFTLALLSIMPLSYYIGMAIASISAQSNFAVGAVVNATFGSITELTFYITALIKGSREGNRCYAEVVKSALTGTLVGCVLFVPGLCMVIGGIRHQEQRFNSRSAGVSSALLFLSVGGVFAPTLFSKVYGKLVCGECHNVTQNPLGHYLCHNCHFDLVLSLQMDNNGTLYYSHVQPLVYTVSILLPAAYLIGLFFTLKTHTHIYDIHISDCHMPGHHHSAVVHWSRWRALVILLLSTLCMSACADLATEHISPILTNSTISQYFIGVTVLAMVPELPEIVNGIQFALQNNLSLSIEIGNCIAVQVCMLQIPILVLFTIFYPTNFTLIFSDLHVYASMFSVVLMNYIFMDGKCDYFQGTVLVMVYFILLAVYFFAPSPSGC encoded by the exons ATGGCCACGGACGGAGAGCCCGGCCGGCGGCGCCGCTGCTGCGCGCAGGACACGCCCG CCACGTCCACGCcgtcctgctgccagcagcactcgGAGGAGGTGTGCGAGAGCTGCGTGGGGAAAACCACCCTGACGGCCGAGAACGCCGTGGAGGCCAACAAGCTCTCCAACAACTACAAG TTTGGCTTCAAGAAATGGAAGAGCCACGTGACGGCGCGGCCGTGGGAGGACCGGTCAGAGATTGTCAAGGAGCTCTACTCAGACCTCAACATCATCCGAGCCTCTGGAG GGTCCACGCTGACGTGTGGCAATGTCCTCTACCTGCTGCTCTTTGGCTGGTGGCTCTCGCTCCTCTACGTCCTCGTGGCTGCCGTGATGTTCATCACTGTCATGGGGGCTCCTTATG gcaggctctgctgggaccTGGCCGGGTATTTCCTCTGGCCCTTTGGCAAAGTGATCCAGAAAGTGGAG gtgcccaaatcccctcaggcgAGTGAGGCCGGCGTGGGggagagctcagccctgctcgGGGGGTCCACAGCGCTCCGCTGGCGCCCACGGTGCTGGGTGGGCACTGGACACTGG CACCGTGCCAGCACCGCggtgtggctgtgcctgggctACCCTCTGCTGGCGCTGGCCCACGGGCTGGTGTGTGTCACCGCGTGGCTCCTCATCGTCCTCATCCCCGTGGCCAAGCTGAGCGCCCGCGCCGCCTCCCgcgtcctgctgctgcccccgcGCCGCGTGCTCGTCCGGCGCCTCCGGATG ACGGAGGTGCCTCTGGAGGGAGAGGTGATTCTCTGCTGCTACCGCGCTGCCAACCCCTACTACTACAAATACGCCGTGGACGGCATCAACGTCTTCGCTGTCA ACCTGCTGCCGCTGGTGCTGGTGACGCTGGTGCTGGGCTACGTGGACAGCCCCAACCGCCTGACGGGCTCCGCCGTCAAGTTCACCCTGGCGCTGCTCTCCATCATGCCCCTCTCCTACTACATCGGCATGGCCATCGCCAG caTCTCGGCCCAGAGCAATTTCGCGGTGGGGGCGGTGGTGAACGCCACGTTCGGCTCCATCACCGAGCTCACCTTCTACATCACCGCGCTCATCAAGGGCTCGCGCGAGGGCAACCGCTGCTACGCCGAGGTGGTCAAGTCTGCGCTGACAGGGACCCTGGTGGGCTGTGTCCTCTTTGTGCCG GGTCTGTGCATGGTGATCGGGGGCATCCGGCACCAGGAGCAGCGCTTCAACAGCCGCTCCGCCGGCGTCAGCTCGgccctgctcttcctctccGTGGGAG GTGTCTTTGCCCCGACGCTCTTCTCCAAGGTGTACGGGAAGCTGGTCTGTGGCGAGTGCCACAACGTCACCCAGAACCCGCTGGGCCACTACCTCTGCCACAACTGTCACTTTGACCTG GTGCTCTCTCTGCAGATGGACAACAACGGCACCCTCTACTACAGCCACGTCCA ACCCCTGGTGTACACGGTGTCCATCCTGCTCCCCGCTGCCTACCTCATCGGGCTCTTCTTCACCCTCAAAACCCACACGCACATCTACGACATCCACATCAGCGACTGCCACA TGCCTGGCCACCACCACAGCGCCGTGGTGCACTGGTCCCGCTGGCGGGCCCTGGTCATCCTCCTGCTCTCCACCCTCTGCATGTCGGCCTGTGCTGACCTGGCCACGGAGCACATCAGCCCCATCCTCACCAACTCCACCATCTCACAG TACTTCATCGGTGTCACCGTGCTGGCAATGGTGCCCGAGCTGCCGGAGATTGTCAATGGCATCCAGTTTGCCCTGCAGAACAATCTGAGCTTGAG caTCGAGATCGGGAACTGCATCGCGGTGCAGGTCTGCATGCTCCAGATCCCCATCCTGGTGCTCTTCACCATCTTCTAC CCAACCAACTTCACCCTCATCTTCAGCGACCTCCATGTCTACGCCAGCATGTTCAGTGTGGTGCTCATGAACTACATCTTCATGGATGGCAAATGTGACTACTTCCAAG GCACGGTGCTGGTGATGGTTTACTTCATCCTCCTGGCTGTGTATTTCTTCGCCCCGTCGCCCAGTGGCTGCTGA
- the TMEM209 gene encoding transmembrane protein 209 gives MTPSKSPDTSLIDLAVRMRKQAETRKVVLAWGLLNISVAGMIYTEMTGKILSTYYNITCFPLWYIEFALAALFSLNALFDFWRYFTYTAAPASLVASPSQQLVGWLRRAAVQVTPPREAKRVLSLPPSPPSQGQCVLSYSPSRSPSASPKFPGGCLAGYSPQLQALAGASPSHSTSATYSPSSSYTKVSSFSHSPNGSPYSVGVGPGDSGGIRSHYRFSPILYNNSTYKDDCITDVKSLDTFLRNEEEKQHRVQLGSSDSSSPSSSPTFWNYSRSMADHAQILRKFQYQLACRSQAPSAHKDEADLTSKQAAEEVWARVTMNRQLLDHMDSWTAKFRNWINDTILVPLVEEMESVSTQLRRMGCPELQIGEASISSLKQAALVKAPLIPTLNALVQYLDLTPNQEYLVERIRELSQGGCMSSFRWNGGGDFKGRKWDTDLPTDSSILMHVFCTYLDSRLPPHPKYPDGKTFTSQHFIQTPDKPDTSNENVFCIYQSSINPPHYELIYECHVYSLPKGRNNMFHTLLMFLYIIKTKESGMLGRVNLGLSGVNVLWIFGE, from the exons ATGACCCCGAGTAAGAGCCCAGACACGTCCCTGATCGACCTGGCCGTGAGGATGAGGAAGCAGGCTGAGACCAGGAAGGTGGTGCTGGCCTGGGGGCTCCTCAATATATCTGTAGCAGGCATGATCTACACTGAAAT GACTGGGAAAATCCTAAGCACGTATTACAACATCACCTGCTTTCCACTCTGGTACATTG AGTTTGCCCTGGCAGCCCTGTTCAGCCTCAACGCCCTGTTTGACTTCTGGAGGTACTTCACGtacacagcagccccagccagcttGGTGGCgagccccagccagcagctcgtGGGCTGGCTGCGCAGGGCAG CTGTACAGGTCACCCCTCCCCGGGAGGCCAAGCGCGTGCTGTCCCTGCCGCCATCACCGCCCAGCCAGGGCCAGTGTGTGCTGAGCTACAGCCCCTCGCGCTCGCCCAGCGCCAGCCCCAAGTTCCCCGGGGGCTGCCTCGCTGGCTACAGCCCCCAGCtccaggccctggcaggagccagCCCCTCCCACAGCACCTCTGCCACCTACTCACCCAGCAGCAGCTACACCAAG GTTTCCAGCTTCAGCCACTCTCCCAATGGATCTCCCTACTCCGTGGgtgtggggcctggggacagcggTGGGATCAGGTCTCACTATCGATTCTCCCCCATCCTCTACAATAATTCCACCTACAAAGATGACTGCATCACAGATGTCAAATCCCTGGACACCTTCCTGAGGAACgaggaggagaagcagcacCGAGTTCAGCTGG GAAGCTCAGACTCCAGCTCTCCCTCCAGCAGCCCAACGTTCTGGAACTACAGCCGCTCCATGGCAGACCACGCTCAGATCCTCAGGAAGTTCCAGTACCAGCTGGCCTGCAGGtcccaggctccttctgcacaCAAGGATGAAGCTGATCTGACCTCCAAGCAGGCTGCAGAAGAG GTTTGGGCACGGGTGACGATGAACCGGCAGCTCCTGGATCACATGGATTCCTGGACAGCAAAATTCAGGAAT tGGATCAACGACACCATTCTGGTGCcgctggtggaggagatggagtCTGTGAGCACCCAGCTGAGGAGGATGGGCTGTCCAGAGCTGCAGATTGGAG AAGCCAGCATCAGCAGCCTGAAGCAGGCAGCCCTGGTGAAAGCCCCGCTCATCCCCACCCTCAACGCCCTGGTGCAGTACCTGGACCTCACCCCGAACCAGGAGTACTTGGTGGAAAGGATCAGAG agctctcccagggggGCTGCATGAGCTCCTTCCGCTGGAACGGAGGAGGGGACTTCAAGGGCAGGAAGTGGGACACGGACCTTCCCACCGACTCCTCG ATCCTGATGCACGTGTTCTGCACGTACCTGGACTCCAGGCTCCCTCCTCACCCCAAGTACCCCGATGGCAAAACCTTCACTTCCCAGCACTTCATCCAGACTCCAGACAAACCAG ACACCTCAAACGAAAACGTGTTCTGCATCTACCAGAGCAGCATCAACCCGCCCCACTACGAGCTGATCTACGAGTGCCACGTCTACAGCCTGCCCAAG ggcaggaacAACATGTTCCACACCTTGCTGATGTTCCTGTACATCATCAAGACCAAGGAATCTGGGATGCTGGG GCGTGTCAATCTGGGTTTATCAGGAGTCAACGTCCTGTGGATCTTTGGGGAATAA